A genomic region of Sarcophilus harrisii chromosome 6, mSarHar1.11, whole genome shotgun sequence contains the following coding sequences:
- the RPS3A gene encoding 40S ribosomal protein S3a, whose product MAVGKNKRLTKGGKKGAKKKVVDPFSKKDWYDVKAPAMFNIRNIGKTLVTRTQGTKIASDGLKGRVFEVSLADLQNDEVAFRKFKLITEDVQGKNCLTNFHGMDLTRDKMCSMVKKWQTMIEAHVDVKTTDGYLLRLFCVGFTKKRNNQIRKTSYAQHQQVRQIRKKMMEIMTREVQTNDLKEVVNKLIPDSIGKDIEKACQSIYPLHDVFVRKVKMLKKPKFELGKLMELHGEGGGSGKPSGDETGTKVERADGYEPPVQESV is encoded by the exons ATGGCGGTGGGCAAGAATAAGCGCCTCACCAAAGGCGGCAAAAAAGgagccaagaagaaagt GGTTGATCCATTTTCCAAGAAGGATTGGTATGATGTAAAAGCACCAGCTATGTTCAACATTCGCAATATTGGCAAGACACTGGTGACGAGGACTCAAGGAACAA AAATTGCCTCTGATGGTCTCAAGGGTCGAGTCTTTGAAGTAAGCCTTGCTGATTTGCAGAATGATGAGGTTGCTTTTCGGAAATTCAAATTAATTACTGAAGATGTTCAGGGTAAAAATTGTTTGACCAATTTCCATGGAATGGATCTTACCAGGGACAAAATGTGCTCCATGGTCAAAAAGTGGCAG ACTATGATTGAAGCCCATGTTGATGTCAAAACCACCGATGGCTACTTGCTCCGCCTCTTTTGTGTTGGTTTTACCAAAAAGCGCAACAACCAGATCCGTAAGACCTCTTACGCCCAGCACCAACAGGTCCGTCAGATTcgtaagaaaatgatggaaatcATGACCCGAGAGGTGCAGACAAATGACTTGAAAGAAGTTGTCAATAAACT aattcCAGACAGCATTGGGAAAGACATAGAAAAGGCTTGCCAATCCATTTACCCTCTCCATGATGTATTTGTTCGAAAAGTCAAGATGCTCAAGAAGCCCAAATTTGAAT tgggAAAACTAATGGAACTTCATGGTGAAGGTGGTGGCTCTGGAAAACCTTCAGGAGATGAAACGGGCACAAAAGTTGAAAGGGCTGATGGCTATGAACCACCAGTTCAAGAATCTGTCTAA